Genomic segment of Bacillota bacterium:
GACCCTGGGCCAGGGGCACCCCGTAGCGTCGCCCGGGATCGATCCGGCACACCTGGCACCGGCCGTTGTAAAGCTGGTGGAGGTGTTCGACGAGGAGGGAGGAGCGGGTACGGTCTACCGTCGCATACAGGTATTCATGGCGTCCCCGGTAGCGTTCATCTGACTCGTCCATGACGCGCAATTGTCGGGCACGTTCGGGGCCGAACAGAAGCGCTGCTTCGAAAAGGTCTTCAGGATAGATGCCTGCGACCTGCAGCGTGGGTGGGTAGAGACTTGCCCGCATGAGCAGCTCTTCATCGGCCGGCGTAATCGGGCGCACTGCCGCCAGGCCCTGAAACGCCTGGGCGAGCACTCGCGCATCCGCCTGGATGGATAGGCGGCGCAGAACGGGTTCGAAGTCTGGCGCCCGGTCGATATCGAAGTATCGGCTCCGGTCTGGATCGGCCCAGACCCGGTAGCGTCCGTAGCGATAGTTCGGGCGGTTGGTGGTGGTAGCGATCGCTACCAGATCGGCCGCCAGCACATAGAAACCATCGGTGCGGCGGCGTGTGAACGCCCACACGTGGT
This window contains:
- a CDS encoding HNH endonuclease signature motif containing protein, whose amino-acid sequence is MGVLYYWRPDNYARDRQFGFGLHLNQNSPRLRDLKPGDHVWAFTRRRTDGFYVLAADLVAIATTTNRPNYRYGRYRVWADPDRSRYFDIDRAPDFEPVLRRLSIQADARVLAQAFQGLAAVRPITPADEELLMRASLYPPTLQVAGIYPEDLFEAALLFGPERARQLRVMDESDERYRGRHEYLYATVDRTRSSLLVEHLHQLYNGRCQVCRIDPGRRYGVPLAQGHHLIWLSMGGDDVLENLALLCPNHHHAVHRARAAFDYEGLVFRFPNGLQEPLRLNLHLPVA